The Candidatus Omnitrophota bacterium genome window below encodes:
- a CDS encoding EamA family transporter, with the protein MKPYIWALMTALVWGCVPVLEKLGLAKMPVLVGIFYRSFGVIIGMMLIVFFKFNLLKESLANIPFGVFYLVVGGFLASVVGQIMFYHALQGGEASKVVPLAASYPLISFLIGAIFLGESVTAAKLGGLFFIILGVILLK; encoded by the coding sequence ATGAAGCCGTATATCTGGGCGCTTATGACAGCGCTGGTGTGGGGATGTGTTCCTGTTTTAGAAAAATTGGGTTTAGCCAAAATGCCTGTTTTGGTAGGGATTTTTTACCGCAGTTTCGGAGTTATCATAGGGATGATGCTCATCGTATTTTTTAAATTTAATTTACTGAAAGAATCTTTGGCCAATATCCCGTTTGGGGTTTTTTATCTTGTCGTCGGAGGATTTCTCGCCAGCGTCGTCGGACAGATCATGTTCTATCACGCGCTTCAGGGCGGGGAAGCTTCCAAGGTTGTTCCTCTGGCGGCGTCTTATCCTCTTATTAGTTTTCTGATCGGAGCAATCTTTCTGGGAGAGTCGGTCACGGCGGCAAAATTAGGTGGATTATTTTTTATTATCTTGGGAGTTATTCTACTCAAATAA